The genomic window GGCTACGCCGAGGGCTATTGGGCGCTGTGGTACGCGGCCGGCGATATCGGCGGTGGCGTCGTCAACCTGTCGACCATCGGCCGCCGCATGCGTAAGCTCTCGCGGCTGAATGGCTCGCTGACCCCGATCGAGTACCTCGAGAAGCGCTATCCCTCGCCCGCCATCCGGCTGTTCGCGGCGTCGATCACGGTCTGCCTCCTGGGCAGCTACGCCCTCGCCCAGTTCATC from bacterium includes these protein-coding regions:
- a CDS encoding sodium/proline symporter, whose translation is MRRGAGDDLEGYLLGGRKIGPLVTALTLQSTAMSGFMFLGAGALGYAEGYWALWYAAGDIGGGVVNLSTIGRRMRKLSRLNGSLTPIEYLEKRYPSPAIRLFAASITVCLLGSYALAQFI